A window of Rhipicephalus microplus isolate Deutch F79 chromosome X, USDA_Rmic, whole genome shotgun sequence genomic DNA:
gtaacgtggttttaaccaatgtattacctgttatgaaggtgtttctgcgattggttgtgaAGATGCGAGTgccaacatgtgattggtgtttGTAAAGACAATTTGTTCAACctagggttgaaaagaggatgtttgaatttgaaatgagaacagatgttcgggcttggactcgggcagaagcctgaggctgcaataaagcgtctctttaccggactacggctcttccttcgcgctgccaccgtgcactcgagtcatcgaggggacccattccgaacctcaaacatcttccctccttagctagtgttgaagctagtcgaggaggaggaaattaactgatTTTATACCTGCGGACGATCGCCCTTCCTGCGCGAAATTGGTTGTTAGGGACGACACCCAGATCCCTCCACgtgctactgtcttcgcacctgtgtcgtgttccgccgtcgtcgacgctaccttATTCTTCACacctcccgctgctttcgttcatcgccacctatcaccgctcccaattgctctccttactcttcaaggtggtgcgaccgaCATGCCTGTGGGGAATCCGTTCtcattcacgattacgctgcttCGGGGTAAATATATCGGCTCAATAGAATCATTCGAAGCCATCGCTACACTTGAAGTTCCTGATGGATCATCGGAAGTCCGcaccctctcctgtagttccgtccCTGCCCTtccactgccgacattttcaaccgtgtcatcgacaAAGGCCTAAACTCACAACAGaagtgtgagcttttgagcctccttgacaagttttgGTCATCTTTTGAAAGTCACAGCGCCACCTTAGGTGAAACATAGTGTATGCCACAAGGTCGAACATACTGTACGTCACTTGAGGTCGAATACTGTATGCCACAAGATCGGCACAGgcaatcacccaccactacggcagcaaCCGTACCGTTTTTCGCCCACTGAATGCCGTGTCATCGATGAAGAAGTAGGTGACATGCCAAAGCGTGGCGTCGTTCAAgtatcaaacagtccttgggcatcgacggttgttttagttaaaaataAGGATGGCacgatacgcttttgcgtagattatcgtcgtctaaacaaaataacccgaaaggatgtttatcctttgcctcagatcgatgacgccctcgactctttacaaggcgcagtgTTCTTTTcttcccttgatctacgctctgggtgtTGGAAAGTGCCCATGtatccggatgataggccaaaaatgCCTTTGTTACACCGACGGCTTAtgcgaatttaacgtgatgccattcggcctatgcaatgcgccagccacatttgagtgcatgatggacactatcctacgaggcctcaaatggaacacgtgtttgtgccgCTTAGATGATGGGGTGGaattctcgcccgattttcccagGCACCTTCGTcacttggaacaggttctacgctgcctctctgcagcaggcctccaactaaacttgaagaagtgtcacttttgAACACGTAAGCTGACCactctcggacacgtcgtgtcgaagaaTGGCGTTctccctgaccccgctaagctacgtgctgcttgcgagttcccgaggcccgcgtctcgcaaggagctgcgtagtttcattgggctttgctcatacttccgccgcttcgtacGGGATTTCGCGTCGGTGATGGCATCTTTAACAGACCTACTTCAAGGAGACCgaaatctatctgcgtggtctccagcctgcgacagtgcctttgcgaagctctgtgaactgcttacaacaacacccatactgcgtcatttcgattcgaGCGCTCCCACGGAAATCCACAAAACCAATGACTTAGCTAGCGTAGGTATAGGAACCTGGTATTTGTACACCTGAATATGAGGGCAGCTGCTCCCTTAGTCGCCGaagaggcaggggggggggggggcaatgtcaACTTCATAGaataacataatagggagggggcgctaaGTTAGCCCTTACATTGACGTTacagggggggggaggggggcactgcGATACACCtttgccccctccccctccccgctTAATGAGAATCCTGCGCACGCCTATTTGATAGATGTGCAGTATCGTAGACGTGAATTTTcgttcgcgggagcggcgcatcCATTGATGTTGATTTTTGGTGCATACTGCTGTAGTTAGTTTGGTCACTGTGATATCAGTTACTTCTCAAATAGTCAAAACTGTGGCGGGTGAAGCACAATGAATATTTTAACGTGATATCATATCTTCGAAAGGGTATTAACCTACTCCAGTTGGTAACGCGTCgatctgtgctgaacttggacagtgtTAAAACAAAAGATCAAGTAACACTGTGCATCAGCCTTGGACGCGTTAGTGTCGacgcggtcgacgcgtgccagtggttgcgctCCCTTTTGCTCCACCgacgcgactagacgcttttgaagCCTAGGTGGTTGGCACTTGAcccttatttcgtttttttttctgtattaaacgtttttccatccatccagtCGTATTCCAATACAGGCAGATACACCACCACGATTCACACTTTCAGCCTTAATATATAACTGCACGATGATCCTTATCCTCAACCAATAAACACCATTAGCTGAGCGTAGCTTACGATCAGCTGGCGTACGTGCAGCGCCTGAGACAGTTCGAAGAAGTGCTAAGATTTCGCGTTTTTGACAAGCGCGTCTTATTGAGACACAATCACGACAGTGAAACCCAACGGGTGCAACTCCACGCTCCACTCAATCGCCTTCACAGGCGGAGCGGAGCGATAGATGAATTCAACGTTCCGCTGCTCTATCATTTTGCTTGCGGCAAAAAATACGATGGTAGTTGTGCATGCGCTAAAAACGACTATGGAAAAGGATGAAGAAGAAGAACTTGCTTGGGCGTTCTATTAAAGAAGAGACCGATCTGCTTGTGGTAGGTCTACTTATACGGCAAGAcgtctgttttgacgtcgtgacaatattgcGCATTTTTGGAAATCGCTAGCATACAAAGGTCTCACTGGAGCGGGCCGTACACGCTCAGCTAAATGTGCGTAATTTTTAGACCACATCAGCCCAATGGGCTCGTGTGCTAACCTCTAAAAAACGTATTCGGCAGCTTCGAAATTGTGGTGTCGATAATGACAGAACAGCTGTCCTGGGTGGCCTTCTTATTTTTTTAGTGTTCCTTAGCAAGTTTTCTGTTTATGCCtgacttttttgtttcttgtgtttgtttgtttctacGGCTTTCTATATTCATATATTTGTTTCTCCCTGTTTCTGTATGACTTTCACTTTCAGCTTTTTTTGTATGTCTAAATTAGTCcgtatttccttctttctttttctacctTGCTCTGTGTTCTCATTCTTTTCAGTGCCTGCTTTTTTCTGTCTGTTTCTATATTCATCtatttttctgtctttctatttTTTCACCCCTTATTCCGTTTAGTTCTTCTTTGTAGTTtatgtctttctttctctctctatttttctctttctctctagtTCTCCGCTTCTCCGAGGAAAGTTTTTGAATTACGCTCGCATCTGTTGTACTCGTAGTCAGAAGGGAGGCTTGCCCAGTTCCTGGGGTGTATATCCGCCCCAGCATTTTTGTTCCGGTTGGACAGAAAAGACTGGCGTAAACAGCTCTGCTGTTAGAAATACTTGTTCATGTCTGTGCTCAGGCAGACACTCATACGCACAGATTGAAAAATCATTATCTTACAATGTAGACGATGTCCGATAAAAGTTGGCTTTCATGGTTTTAGTTATTTCGTATCAATGCTAGAAGTATATACGCACTAGCATGCATCTAGTCACTTTAAGTAAAGCTTTCAGTCGAGTTGTCGGTGCTTTGTGAAGCTATACCCCAATTTGGCAGTCCTGTTGGAACTTCCCGACTGGTTTCAGAGACTGAGCCAAAGCCAAACATACAAACACCAGAAAGTGGACGTTTATCTCGAGTAACTCATGATGTTCATGACAACCATAGCCCCTTCTGCGATGGGTTTTGTCGTTGCTGCCGAAAATGGTAGGCTTAGTAACCACCACCATGGCCTCCTCCGTAATATCCCAGCGGCAGGTAACCATAGCCCCTTTGGTCGTAGCGCACGCTGACACCAAAGTGGCCATATTTGTCCTTGTGCAGAGTGACGTCAGGGCCGCCGCCGCCGAGATAACCGGCGGCCACGATGGGCAGCAGGAAGGCTGCACAAACTGCAAGCACGAGCTGCGTGGTATAGAGAGTGTGTTCATAAGCACGGAGCATTCCGCATGCATTTTCGAGAACTCTGCActataaataaaataattattaCGTTAGTGAGCTTTGTATTAATGAATAGGCGAATTAGCAACTAGATTGCGGGCATTATTTTTGTTGTGTTCCGTTATACGTTTACTAACACATTTACTTTAGTATAGGACCCCAATTATCTTCTACATTTACTGAACATATATAAGCTTCGACATGACACTTGAGAATAGCGACTCGGCTCCTATAAAAAGTATTATGTTCCTGCTGTTGTAACAGTCACGGCTAGTTTACTTGATCCAGGATATTTCATTGTTTCCGTTGTGTGCCACTATTCGTATTGTCACGGTGTTGTGACGCTGCTGAAGGCAGAGACGGCTTGTctaaaatgaaactgtttatttggcctaTCTTGTGACCGGTATACGGAGAGACAGGTCATAGCGAAACTCACTGACAATGTCAGCGACAAACAGCGtgggctgtcgatcaactgacaagagGCGAAGTGCgtcggtatgtatgtatgtgccatcgagtattccagccttatcactgggcgtcacgcaagctctggaataatctcgagtgttcgcgTCTTGTGCGCAATCTTAGCAGAACGATGTGATATTCGTCACATTCTAGAATAATAAGGTGCAATTTGCGCTTAGCATTCCTGTCAGGCTTTGCGGTCGAAAACCGAATGAAACGAAAAGAAGAATAAGGAACGCGCGTGACAGTATTACCTATCCAATAAAATAGCAAGCACGTGCGGTAACCGACGCTCATTTTTCATATATTCATTGTTACTGTTCAAATAGCGAGCTAGCGTAACACTGAAATGTTACGCAACTCGAGGAGAATTAGGAATGCTACACTAAAGCAATGAGTATTTTCCCCTGAAGTGACGCACTTCATCCCCTGAGCACTTCACTGTTCAATCTAATGGGCAAAGATACTTGTACCTACAATGCAATGTACAACACGCGTACGAAGCCCTTGTCCGCGGTCCATTCGCTAGCAGTCCAGCCCACACATGACTGTCTCCACCCCATGGTTAACCCGAAATACACTATTACATGTCGCGTTACAACTACGCTGAGATGGAATGTAGTTGTGGATGTGTTGTCGGTGAAATGCACACGAGCGAATtgcaaaaaaatcttcaaaatcagcacaacgctacaaGCAGGACGCACATTatggcgtacatgacttccatcttatgattatcatgtttagacgtgtcatttaccttcatcgtctattcacgtcaagtgataccgaatttggtacatgtggagcttgcgaaacggccgcgagcacgctattaccgtagtatgtagtcatgtttttcatgacacacgtgtcatttacctttgccgTCCATTCGCGTTAGGTACAGCAAATTTGGTAGATATAGAGCTAACGGaatgaccacgagcacgctatgagcgtagcatgtagtcatgttttacatgacacacatgtaacgattattatgtttcaatgggtcatttaccttcgccgtctataCAAaatacgtaataccaaattcagcagatttagagctagcgaaacggccgcgagcacgctatgagcgtagcgtgtagtcaattttacatgacacacgcgtcataATGATCatgttggacgtgtcatttacctacatcgtctattcacgtcacgtgataccaaatttggtatatgtggagcttgcgaaacggctgcgggcacgctacgagcgtagcatgcagtcatgttttgttccactgtggtggtctagtagctaaggtactggGCAGCTGGCCCGCTGTCACAAACGAGTGCTTCGAAAAAGCGCGCGCTGCCAAATTCTCAAGCGCAGAGAGGCGCCTCAATATcaacaataaagaagaaaacaagcatccaaagactccccgggcgcgccgtcTCTCCCATCTCGGAAGCATAGTTTCGCCGAACAACCTCCTCAGAccagcggccgagcaagccctggaaggttcttgAAGGAAAaaggcgtggtgatgcagagttacGTCACGTGTCACGAACGGCCCTCGAagcgtctcgctctttccccagccttggctgtgcatcgcaccgacgaaacgatgagaattttctggaatctagcgtgaaaggtatttaagcgagcagcggagaagggagaccaggagaagaagaaagtttgcgcccgtgtgcgtaggcagaagatgaaaattttgcgcaagtgtgcgtagggtcattccgccGTATCGTATCAGCGATGGTTTTGTCCTTAGcgacaaagcaggtaatgaagaggatttccatcTGAGGGGtaaagactcgtgctacaagcagaagagtgtgagACTACCACCtgagagcgaagacgcgtcctgTAATCCCAACGCGtgagaagccgacgtgttaccggcgaagtttggtgcttggagagcggccaatcgaagacgcgaggtttctgGAAAagaacttcgggggcagtggaacgacaacagcgctgggcttttagtgagtgattctcggaagagtatcattcagactcaAGTTTGTCCCAAGGATTTTGGACTGAATAAgctttcgaactctttagtctaagtatcttggttgttcgatgcatgtgattgcattgtagtgctTATTGTTGTGTCCGTTGATTCGAGTGTATCTGatcgtactgtgtagtacgttgtttgattgttcacatatcgtattcaactattgtcgagtgtgcatatttgtgtattgtttcgatctgccataattgagaatataattttattttgtttatcaactctcggccctGACTTGTTCTTttggccacagctggcgtccctTGGCGCGGCAAAttggaccacttctaaattgtccacgctttcgtagtgcagttcagggggccgatacttcagcccttggaattaacccggcgatcgcctccctaactaACGACACCTGTGACACcagcaagtcgcgggatcgaatctcagctgcggtggctggctttccgatggaggccaaaTTGTTGTAggccatgtgcttagatttaggagcacgttgaggaaccccaggtggtcgaaatttccggagtcctccactacggcgtccctcataatcaaatgatggttttgggacgttaaacgccacatatcaaccaatcaatcagtagtcatgttttacatgacacacgtgtcacgattatcatgtttggacgtgtaatttcccacgtcgtctattcacatcacgtgataccaaatttggtagatgtggagctagcgaaacggccgcgagagcgccatgagcgtagcatgtagtcatgttttacatgacacacgcttcacgattataatgtttggacgtgtcatttaccttcgccgtctattcacgttacgtacatcaaatttggtagatgtggagctagcgaaatggccgtgagcaagctatgagcgtagcatgttgta
This region includes:
- the LOC142776664 gene encoding uncharacterized protein LOC142776664 isoform X2; the protein is MKHTTLLVLAVCAAFLLPIVAAGYLGGGGPDVTLHKDKYGHFGVSVRYDQRGYGYLPLGYYGGGHGGGY
- the LOC142776664 gene encoding uncharacterized protein LOC142776664 isoform X1 — encoded protein: MKHTTLLQPYRQGQQTSQMADRRADTTAARVAGQKMKRCLVLAVCAAFLLPIVAAGYLGGGGPDVTLHKDKYGHFGVSVRYDQRGYGYLPLGYYGGGHGGGY